The Sulfurospirillum diekertiae genomic sequence ATGGCGGCAACGTTTAAAGTCGCTATTTTTGGCTTTGTACTTCGTTTGATGCTCATTGACCTTGATCCTATTCGTGAAATGTGGGATACGCTCTTTGTGGTGGTTATTTTAGCGACGTTGCTTTACGGAACATTTTTAGCCATCATTCAAGAAAGCTTGAAGCGAATGCTTGCCGCTTCGAGTATTGTTCATACAGGATATCTGCTTATTGCCTTTGTCTCCATTGGCTACGCAGGGGAGAGTGCATCTTCGTCCATTATTTTCTATCTTGTTGCGTATTTCCTTTCCGCGATGGGTGCATTTGGGCTGATCTCGTATATTGCCGCCGATGAGCATGTGCGTGTAACGTATGAAGATTTTAGAGGCTTTGCGCATGTGCATCCTTATATGGCGGCAATGCTTAGCATTTTTATGCTTTCCCTTGCAGGCATTCCAAGCACCATCGGATTTGTCGGTAAGTTTTACATCTTTACGGGGGCGATTGAAGCAGGTTATACTTTCTTAGCAGTTTGCGGCATCATCGCCACATTCATTTCTATCTACTACTATTTCAAACTCATTGCACTCATGTACTTTTACCCAGCATGCGAGAAAGATGGTGCTCAAATTCCAACGCTCAGTGGCATTACACCCATTACCATTGGTGTGATTGCGATAGCGGTTATTTGGGGAGGAATTGGCAATACCTTCATTGCCTATTTCCCAGGTGTTGACTTCTTAATCGATACGGCAAGACTATCGTATATGTCGTTGTTTATCAAGTAATTCATTATTTGGTCTCATTGTAAAAGCAGCTTTTATGACGCCCTGTTTGTTTGGCTTCATACAAGGCACTATCAGCATTTTTGAGAATAATCTTAGCATCTTGTGTTCCTGTAAAGAGTATTCCGCCTAAAGAGATGCTCAGAGAATAACTTTTTTCATTATAGATAAAAGGATCAATAAAGGCATCTTGAACTTTTTGTGCCAAAGCTTTCATGTATTGAGTTGCAAATATTTTCGTATCACCGAGGTCTTCGAGTAGGATAACAAACTCATCACCACCGAGCCTTGCGATACTATCGCCTTGTCGTAAAGAGTCTTTAAGCCTTCTTGCCATATCTTGAAGCAGTAAATCTCCTACATCATGTCCTAACTCATCATTGATACGTTTGAAATAATCTAAATCTAAAAAGAAAATAGCGCCAAAGGTTTGATAACGTTTCGCACTAACAATAGCTCGCTCAATTCTATCCATAAGCAATCTTCTGTTAGGAAGGTCGGTTAATGGGTCATAAAAAGCAAGATGTTCCATCTCTTCTTCAGTACGTTTACGGTCACTGATGTCCTCCTTAATCGCAATAAAATGTGTAATATTTCCATGATCATCACTAACAGGGGTAATCTGTAATGATTCATAGTACAGTTGCCCATTTTTTCGTTTATTGATCACTTCTCCGTGCCATGGTTGATTGGAAAGAATAGTTTCCCACATATGGGTATAAAATATTTTTTCTTGCTTTCCTGAGCCAACAAGCTCATGAGGTGTGCGACCAAGGGCTTCCCCTAAATGATAGCCTGTAATTTCTTCAAAACCTTTACTGACCCATTCAATAATGGCATCTTTATTGGTGATGATCACAGCATTGGTTGTCGCTTCTAAAGCAGTTGATAAAAGTTTCATCTTTTCTTCCAGTGCTTTTCTCTCTTCGATATTTCTAAAGGCAAAAACCATGCCGAGTGCTTGATCTTCATGAACAATACTATTGCCAAAAATTTCCACTGGGATCATTCGAGAATCTTTACATGTAAAATATTCTGTATCATCTTTCCAAGCACTTTTGGTTACAAGAGCTTTATAAATAGGGCATTCCTCTAGAGGGATAATATCTCCATTAAGAGTGTGCGAGTGGAAAAGTCTATGTGCTTGTTGTCCAATCAACTCTTCTTCGGTATAACCAAGAATAGAGCACGCCTTAGCGTTGGCCAGTAAAATAGTTCCATTTGAATCAATAGCATAAACACCTTCATCTAAAGAGTTCAGAATTGTCTCGATCCAATGCTTTCTCTGTTTCATTTCATTAGAAGTCTCTTGCAGTTCAACTTGAGTTGTCTTGACTTTTTGAATCATAAGATTAAAAGCATTCACAACTTTTGCTGTTTCCCTGAGTCCTCCTTGCAGTTGAATGGGTGCAAAATAGCCATTACCAAGGTCTATCGTTGATTGTTCTAGGGCACTTAGTTGTTCTAAACTACGGTAAAGTGTTAGCCAAAGCCCTAGAAAATCTAAAAGAATAATGGCAAACATAACGCCAAAATGGACTCTAAAATCATTCCATATACGATTGCTAAAACTTTGGATACTAAGTCTTACTGCAATGGAGCCATAGTCAATTCCCCCTACTGAAATGTGGGTTTGACCATAACTATCGTAAAGTCCAAACAGGGTTTCAAACCATTGAGGAGCATCTTTGGGCTCTTCTGTATCACTACTTTGAAGCGATTTTCCTGTTGCATCGTAAAATACAATGTTTTGTACATAAGGAGAAGTGATGTAGCCATTAAGTTGTTGTTGGATAGTTTCATAATCGCCAATGACGATTGCTTCTGATAAGAAGATAGGAAGCATTTTTAACGTTTGTTCTTTTTGCATCTCTAAATCATGAAGAGCATCTTGTGCATCTTGCTTAGTTAACATAATTAAGATAAGTCCCCCTGCAAAAAAGAAGCGAGAAACTGATTGCTATAAAGATACGATGGGCAAAAGATAAATGAGCCCATATAGAGATGAAAATTCTTTTCATGGCTTCTTCTTTATGAATGAATGAGCATAGAAATCACGGTAACTTTGGTATTCTTTAGCAGAAGAGTTTATAAAACCAAGGGGTGAATCTTGTGCAATGAGTTTAGCAGAAGCTTCAAGAATTTTTAAGCCTTCTGGGTCACTGTTCATTTGCACGAAAGCATTTTGAATCGCTTGAACGGCATCTTTGGGTATGCGAGGATGAACGGATATGGGAATATTGAGAAATTTTTCAGATTCCCATAAAACACGGTACGATATATTTTCACGACGGGCATAAGCACTCATCACTTGATTGTTAACAGCAGCAACCATTACTTTTCCTACTTTGAGTTGTGCCATAATGCCCTCTTGGTTGCCGCCAAAAACAGGATTAACGTTAATACTCTGATGTTGCAAATAGTCCATAGGAACGGCATATCCGATAAAAGCTGTTAGAGAAGGGAATCCTACTTCTTTACCAGCAATATCCTGAAGCGTATACAATGAGGAATCAGCTAAAGTGACAATCTGTCCCGTGATCGCTCGGTCTCTTGGTCGTAAAATGACTTGATAATTTGCCTCAGCCATTTTGGGGCTAAAGATGGTGTTGGAGTAAACAAAGTCGTAGGAACCTTTTTGGATTGCTAAATTTGACTCAGGTGCCGTACGCGCAACTTTTAAAATCAGAGGAACACCACTTTTAGATGAGACGTAGGTTAAAATAGGGTTCCAATATTGTGCTGTTAAGAGCGCATTTCGCTGAGCCAGAACCCCAAACGTGTAAGGAGCGTTTTCTGCAGCGACTAAGAAGAAGGAACTGAAACAAAATAAAATTATTGTTATGCGTTTAAAAAGCATCCGTATGTCCCCTATCCAAGAGGCTCAGATTCATCTTTTACAAATGAATGAACCATGTTACATGAATACAAGCGTAACAATAATTAGCTTAATATTATCAAAAGCAAGGGGTATTTTAATGGAGTAGCGCCTCAAACTCTTCACGAAATTTTTTAAGATAACTCTGCGCAATAAAGGCTACCGATGGTGCAAAAACACAGATGGTTTTACCATTGAGCATATCGCACGCATCAAGAATAGTGTTGAAGTCTTCTTTGCTTCCTTTTCCAGCCAAAATTTTGGCTAAAATACGATCGACCCAGCCAGTACCTTCACGACAAGGTGTGCATTGTCCGCAGGATTCGTGGTGGTAAAACTCAAAAAGATTTTTCATCACTTCTGGGATGCTGACATCTTCATCCATCACGATTATTCCGCCCGTGCCTAAAGCTGAGCCATGGGCTTTGAGGCTTTCGTAATCGAGCGTTATATCTTCAATCTCATCGGCTTTTAAAATTTGTACTGAGGATCCACCGGGAATAACAGCTTTGAGTTTCTTGCCATTTTTAAGACCGCCACACAGATCGTAAATGACCTCTTTCATTGAAGTCCCATACGGCAATTCATAGACCCCTGGGCGCTCTACGTGACCACTGATGCCAAAGAGCATTGTGCCAGGAGATTCTTTGGTGCCATACATCTGGTACGCGCCATAGCCTTCGTTGATGATGTAGGGAACGCTTGCGATGGTTTCAACATTGTTCACCACCGTAGGATTACCAAAAAACCACTCAGGCTCTTTACCTTTGGGCTTAAGTCTAGGGTGACCGCGCTTGCCTTCCAAAGACTCTAAAAGAGCGGTTTTCTCACCACAGATGTACGCCCCAGCCCCTTTATGAATCGTTACATGTAAAGCATAATTATGCCCTAGAATGTTCTCTCCCAAAATGCCTGCCTCATATGCTTCATCAATGGCTTCTTGCAAACGGTTCATCCAAAAGACGTACTCACCACGAATATAAACATACGCATGATGCGCACCAATGGCATAACTTGAGCAAATGATGCCTTCAATAAGTAGATGCGGGTCAAACTCTAAAATCTGGCGGTCTTTAAAGGTTCCGGGTTCTCCCTCATCGGCATTTATGACCAAGTAAATAGGTTTGTCACTGTTTTTTGGGATCAGTCTCCATTTCTCACCGGTATGCGCTCCCCCACCACCTTTGCCACGAAGTCCACTTTTTTCGACTTCTGTCATGACTTCATCGGGGCTCATTTTAAAGAGTCTCTCTAAAGAGGCGTATCTGCCATTTTCTCTAGCGACATTCAGGGTGTATGCTTCGGGAATATCAAAATTTTTACTGACTAATTTAATCATCATTTTGAGAGTTCCTCCAAGAGTGCATCGAGTTTCTCAACGGTAAGATTTTCGATGTAGTCAT encodes the following:
- a CDS encoding NADH-quinone oxidoreductase subunit N, which codes for MHWIELSYLLPLIIIASGAVVLMLLSPLERFSMERFSLFTFLILLVALSTDLYYFGDLFTAFPLQDIFSKMLIVDSYSVYFDALILSGALVTSLIGTHYFQAKRHFKKEFFSLFLFSVFGMMLLVHANELITAFIALEIASLSLYVMIGFQKIHDKRVEASYQYLVLGSISGAFFLLGSVLIYAGLGTTILGDLGKALDGLMGKDVSLIVIGGTFILVTFLFKISAFPFQNWTIDVYDGSPLPVTAFMAATFKVAIFGFVLRLMLIDLDPIREMWDTLFVVVILATLLYGTFLAIIQESLKRMLAASSIVHTGYLLIAFVSIGYAGESASSSIIFYLVAYFLSAMGAFGLISYIAADEHVRVTYEDFRGFAHVHPYMAAMLSIFMLSLAGIPSTIGFVGKFYIFTGAIEAGYTFLAVCGIIATFISIYYYFKLIALMYFYPACEKDGAQIPTLSGITPITIGVIAIAVIWGGIGNTFIAYFPGVDFLIDTARLSYMSLFIK
- a CDS encoding diguanylate cyclase domain-containing protein, producing MLTKQDAQDALHDLEMQKEQTLKMLPIFLSEAIVIGDYETIQQQLNGYITSPYVQNIVFYDATGKSLQSSDTEEPKDAPQWFETLFGLYDSYGQTHISVGGIDYGSIAVRLSIQSFSNRIWNDFRVHFGVMFAIILLDFLGLWLTLYRSLEQLSALEQSTIDLGNGYFAPIQLQGGLRETAKVVNAFNLMIQKVKTTQVELQETSNEMKQRKHWIETILNSLDEGVYAIDSNGTILLANAKACSILGYTEEELIGQQAHRLFHSHTLNGDIIPLEECPIYKALVTKSAWKDDTEYFTCKDSRMIPVEIFGNSIVHEDQALGMVFAFRNIEERKALEEKMKLLSTALEATTNAVIITNKDAIIEWVSKGFEEITGYHLGEALGRTPHELVGSGKQEKIFYTHMWETILSNQPWHGEVINKRKNGQLYYESLQITPVSDDHGNITHFIAIKEDISDRKRTEEEMEHLAFYDPLTDLPNRRLLMDRIERAIVSAKRYQTFGAIFFLDLDYFKRINDELGHDVGDLLLQDMARRLKDSLRQGDSIARLGGDEFVILLEDLGDTKIFATQYMKALAQKVQDAFIDPFIYNEKSYSLSISLGGILFTGTQDAKIILKNADSALYEAKQTGRHKSCFYNETK
- a CDS encoding phosphate/phosphite/phosphonate ABC transporter substrate-binding protein, whose amino-acid sequence is MLFKRITIILFCFSSFFLVAAENAPYTFGVLAQRNALLTAQYWNPILTYVSSKSGVPLILKVARTAPESNLAIQKGSYDFVYSNTIFSPKMAEANYQVILRPRDRAITGQIVTLADSSLYTLQDIAGKEVGFPSLTAFIGYAVPMDYLQHQSINVNPVFGGNQEGIMAQLKVGKVMVAAVNNQVMSAYARRENISYRVLWESEKFLNIPISVHPRIPKDAVQAIQNAFVQMNSDPEGLKILEASAKLIAQDSPLGFINSSAKEYQSYRDFYAHSFIKKKP
- the nuoF gene encoding NADH-quinone oxidoreductase subunit NuoF, with amino-acid sequence MMIKLVSKNFDIPEAYTLNVARENGRYASLERLFKMSPDEVMTEVEKSGLRGKGGGGAHTGEKWRLIPKNSDKPIYLVINADEGEPGTFKDRQILEFDPHLLIEGIICSSYAIGAHHAYVYIRGEYVFWMNRLQEAIDEAYEAGILGENILGHNYALHVTIHKGAGAYICGEKTALLESLEGKRGHPRLKPKGKEPEWFFGNPTVVNNVETIASVPYIINEGYGAYQMYGTKESPGTMLFGISGHVERPGVYELPYGTSMKEVIYDLCGGLKNGKKLKAVIPGGSSVQILKADEIEDITLDYESLKAHGSALGTGGIIVMDEDVSIPEVMKNLFEFYHHESCGQCTPCREGTGWVDRILAKILAGKGSKEDFNTILDACDMLNGKTICVFAPSVAFIAQSYLKKFREEFEALLH